The proteins below come from a single Pseudarthrobacter sp. SSS035 genomic window:
- the hemL gene encoding glutamate-1-semialdehyde 2,1-aminomutase: MTRSEDLFARAQTLMPGGVNSPVRAFGSVGGTPRFMVSAKGPYLTDADGKEYVDLVCSWGPALLGHAHPAVLEAVHAAVDRGLSFGASTPDEANLAAIVQERVPAAERVRMVSTGTEATMTAVRLARGFTGRNLIIKFAGCYHGHLDGLLAAAGSGVATLALPGSAGVTEATAAETLVLPYNDLAAVEAAFAAHGPNIAAVITEAAPANMGVVTPGEGFNLGLSRITREHGALLIVDEVLTGFRTGYSGYWGLTGGAADATDPWTPDLLTFGKVIGGGMPTAALGGRADVMDYLAPLGPVYQAGTLSGNPVAMAAGVATLTHATRDVYSFLDARSLELSSALSAALDSAGVDHSIQFAGNLFSVAFGTSANGVHNYADAQAQETFRYAPFFHSMLESGVYLPPSVFEAWFLSAAHDDAAMNRIFDALPAAAKAAAAAKA, encoded by the coding sequence ATGACTCGTTCCGAAGACCTCTTCGCCCGTGCCCAGACCCTGATGCCCGGTGGCGTCAACTCACCCGTCCGCGCCTTCGGCTCGGTGGGCGGAACCCCGCGGTTTATGGTGTCGGCCAAGGGCCCCTACCTGACCGATGCCGACGGCAAAGAATACGTGGACCTGGTCTGCTCCTGGGGCCCGGCGCTGCTGGGACACGCCCACCCGGCCGTCCTGGAGGCGGTACACGCGGCTGTTGACCGCGGCCTCTCCTTCGGCGCGTCCACCCCGGACGAAGCCAATCTGGCAGCCATCGTCCAGGAGCGCGTGCCCGCCGCCGAACGCGTGCGTATGGTCTCCACCGGCACCGAGGCCACCATGACGGCAGTTCGGCTGGCCCGAGGCTTCACCGGCCGGAACCTCATCATCAAGTTCGCGGGCTGCTACCACGGCCACCTGGACGGCCTGCTGGCTGCTGCAGGATCGGGTGTTGCAACCCTGGCCCTCCCCGGCTCGGCCGGCGTCACCGAAGCCACTGCCGCCGAAACGCTGGTCCTCCCCTATAACGACCTCGCCGCCGTCGAAGCCGCCTTTGCTGCGCACGGGCCGAACATCGCGGCCGTCATCACCGAAGCCGCCCCCGCCAACATGGGCGTGGTGACACCTGGGGAGGGCTTCAACCTGGGGCTGTCCCGCATCACCCGCGAGCACGGGGCCCTGCTGATCGTGGACGAAGTGCTCACCGGCTTCCGCACCGGCTACTCCGGGTACTGGGGGCTCACCGGCGGCGCTGCTGACGCTACGGACCCGTGGACCCCTGACCTGCTCACCTTCGGAAAGGTCATCGGCGGCGGAATGCCGACGGCGGCCCTCGGCGGGCGTGCCGACGTTATGGACTACCTCGCGCCCCTCGGCCCGGTGTACCAGGCAGGAACACTCTCCGGGAACCCCGTGGCCATGGCAGCCGGCGTAGCCACCCTGACGCACGCCACCCGCGACGTCTACTCGTTTTTGGACGCCCGCTCGCTGGAGCTTTCCTCTGCGCTGTCCGCCGCACTGGACAGCGCCGGCGTGGACCACTCGATCCAGTTCGCCGGAAACCTCTTCTCCGTGGCCTTCGGCACCTCCGCCAACGGCGTCCACAACTACGCTGACGCCCAGGCCCAGGAAACCTTCCGGTACGCGCCGTTCTTCCACTCCATGCTGGAATCCGGCGTTTACCTGCCGCCGTCGGTCTTCGAGGCCTGGTTCCTCTCGGCCGCCCACGACGACGCCGCGATGAACCGGATCTTTGACGCCCTCCCGGCCGCCGCGAAGGCTGCAGCTGCCGCGAAAGCCTAG
- a CDS encoding amino acid ABC transporter ATP-binding protein: protein MTEFTSGTLTGKNLHLSFGHNHVLRGIDLHVEKGTTASVIGPSGSGKSTLLRVMNRLIEPDQGDILLDGRSVLKDNPDELRQRIGMVFQQFNLFPHKTVLDNVSLALRKLRKLSKDQAHAEALEQLDLVGLKHKADARPANLSGGQQQRVAIARALAMKPEVMFFDEATSALDPELVKGVLALMADLAKGGMTMVVVTHEMGFSRNVSDTVTFMDAGVVVESGPPEQIFTAPATDRLKGFLSDVL from the coding sequence ATGACGGAATTTACTTCCGGTACCCTGACCGGCAAGAACCTGCACCTTTCGTTCGGGCATAACCATGTGCTTCGCGGCATCGACCTCCACGTGGAGAAGGGCACCACGGCTTCGGTCATTGGTCCGTCCGGCTCCGGAAAGTCGACGCTCCTGCGGGTCATGAACAGGCTGATCGAACCGGACCAGGGCGACATCCTGCTGGATGGCCGGTCGGTCCTGAAGGACAACCCGGACGAGCTGCGCCAGCGGATCGGCATGGTCTTCCAGCAGTTCAACCTGTTCCCGCACAAAACCGTGCTGGACAACGTCTCGCTCGCGCTGCGCAAGCTCCGGAAGCTGTCCAAGGACCAGGCGCACGCCGAAGCCCTGGAACAGCTGGACCTGGTGGGCCTCAAGCACAAAGCTGATGCCCGCCCGGCCAACCTCTCCGGCGGCCAGCAGCAGCGTGTCGCAATCGCCCGTGCGTTGGCCATGAAGCCTGAGGTGATGTTCTTTGACGAGGCCACCTCCGCCCTTGACCCGGAGCTCGTGAAGGGCGTCCTGGCGCTGATGGCCGACCTCGCCAAGGGCGGCATGACCATGGTGGTGGTGACTCACGAAATGGGCTTCTCCCGCAACGTCTCAGACACCGTCACGTTTATGGACGCCGGCGTGGTGGTCGAATCGGGTCCGCCCGAGCAGATCTTCACGGCGCCCGCAACGGACCGCCTGAAGGGCTTCCTTTCGGACGTGCTGTAG
- a CDS encoding amino acid ABC transporter permease, which yields MDLLDQLGETFLNWEEMAKVVPSLLTVGLPNTLILALASGILGSLLGLLLALMGISRNPVARWAARIYTDLFRGLPAILVILVIGIGLSPIARELTGNRNPYPLGILALTLIAGAYIGEIFRSGIQSVEKGQLEASRALGFSYGKSMRLVVVPQGIRRVLPALVNQFISLLKDSSLVFVLGLAASDREIFRIGNDAMANTGNLSPLVAAGVLYLILTVPLTHFVNFIDNRLRTGRPEKKEPDELAAPIGKGAQA from the coding sequence ATGGATCTCCTGGACCAGCTGGGTGAAACGTTCCTCAACTGGGAGGAAATGGCGAAAGTCGTTCCTTCCCTTCTCACGGTGGGCTTGCCCAACACCCTGATCCTGGCCTTGGCATCGGGCATCCTCGGCTCCTTGCTGGGGCTGCTGCTCGCGCTCATGGGCATTTCCCGGAATCCCGTGGCCCGCTGGGCAGCCCGGATCTACACCGACCTGTTCCGCGGCCTGCCCGCCATCCTGGTCATCCTGGTGATCGGCATTGGGCTCAGCCCCATTGCCCGGGAACTCACCGGAAACCGGAACCCCTATCCGCTCGGGATCCTGGCGCTGACCCTGATCGCCGGCGCCTACATCGGTGAGATCTTCCGCTCCGGTATCCAGAGCGTGGAGAAAGGCCAGCTGGAGGCCTCGCGTGCCCTTGGCTTCAGCTATGGCAAGTCCATGCGCCTGGTGGTGGTGCCGCAGGGCATCCGCCGCGTGCTGCCTGCCCTGGTGAACCAGTTCATCTCGCTGCTGAAGGATTCCTCCCTGGTGTTTGTGCTGGGCCTGGCTGCCTCCGACCGCGAGATTTTCCGGATCGGTAACGATGCCATGGCCAACACGGGGAACCTTTCGCCGCTGGTGGCCGCCGGCGTTCTGTATCTGATCCTGACCGTGCCACTGACACACTTCGTGAACTTCATCGACAACCGGCTCCGTACGGGCCGGCCGGAGAAGAAGGAACCGGACGAGTTGGCGGCACCTATCGGCAAGGGGGCACAGGCATGA
- a CDS encoding ABC transporter substrate-binding protein — MKTKAMKWLTSVPVAVALAVSLAACGSGTAQPSGTPTDALAGSDQQTLDKYTTADVTPLDQIDKTKLGLNTEGKLEVGTLSDAPPNIFIDPAGKFTGYDNELLRAVAGKLGLEVEFVATDFSALLSQVQTKQFDVGSSSISTTDARRANVGFTNGYDFGFMAVVAKTDSDVKGFADLDANVRIGVVQGTVQDDYVTNTLKLEPVRFPDYATVYANVRNGQIDAWVAPSQQATGQVKEGDGTIIAESVVNTQNFTAYAVNKDNKALIDALNSGLDAVIADGTWSKLTKEWYPDRETPADWKPGSKAAPAPQS; from the coding sequence ATGAAGACCAAAGCCATGAAGTGGCTGACCAGCGTTCCGGTCGCGGTTGCGCTGGCTGTCTCGCTGGCCGCCTGCGGTAGCGGAACCGCCCAGCCGAGCGGCACGCCCACCGATGCCCTCGCCGGCAGTGACCAGCAGACGCTGGACAAGTACACCACCGCCGACGTCACGCCGTTGGACCAGATCGACAAGACCAAGCTGGGCCTCAACACCGAAGGCAAGCTTGAAGTTGGCACGCTCTCCGACGCCCCGCCGAATATCTTCATCGACCCCGCCGGCAAGTTCACCGGCTACGACAACGAGCTGCTGCGCGCCGTTGCCGGCAAGCTTGGCCTCGAGGTTGAGTTCGTGGCCACCGATTTCTCGGCGCTGCTCTCCCAGGTACAGACCAAGCAGTTCGATGTGGGATCGTCCTCGATTTCCACCACTGACGCCCGCCGCGCCAACGTGGGCTTCACCAACGGCTACGACTTCGGCTTTATGGCTGTCGTTGCCAAGACGGACAGCGACGTCAAGGGTTTCGCAGACCTGGATGCCAATGTCCGCATCGGCGTCGTCCAGGGCACGGTCCAGGACGATTACGTCACCAACACCCTGAAGCTCGAGCCGGTCCGTTTCCCGGACTACGCCACCGTGTATGCCAACGTGCGTAACGGCCAGATCGACGCCTGGGTAGCCCCCTCGCAGCAGGCCACCGGCCAGGTTAAGGAAGGCGACGGAACTATCATCGCCGAATCCGTGGTCAACACCCAGAACTTCACCGCCTACGCCGTGAACAAGGACAACAAGGCCCTGATCGACGCTTTGAACTCCGGCCTGGACGCTGTTATTGCGGACGGTACCTGGTCCAAGCTGACCAAGGAATGGTACCCGGACCGCGAGACCCCCGCCGACTGGAAGCCGGGAAGCAAAGCTGCTCCGGCTCCCCAGAGCTGA
- a CDS encoding 3'-5' exonuclease gives MTTWNTLPRAAFDLETTGRNSRAARIVTASVTVVDHQGDVITEHEWLADPGVEIPTEASDIHGITTEHARREGRPAHEVTGELATVLQDLFDARIPVIAFNASYDFTVLAAESARYGVRQLSRFPVLDPFIMNKQVDRYRKGKRTLTALCEEYGITLDNAHTSAADALATLRMLDAMAIKFPKLKMPASQLHELQKDWAVSQAADFQNYLRKTKPAAVIEGEWPVLPPEDASGDF, from the coding sequence ATGACCACCTGGAACACCCTTCCCCGCGCAGCCTTCGATCTCGAAACCACCGGACGGAATTCGCGTGCCGCGCGCATCGTCACGGCGTCGGTCACCGTGGTGGACCACCAGGGGGACGTGATCACCGAACACGAATGGCTGGCCGATCCCGGCGTCGAAATCCCTACCGAGGCCAGCGATATCCACGGCATCACCACGGAGCATGCCCGGCGTGAGGGACGGCCGGCCCATGAAGTCACCGGGGAGCTCGCAACTGTCCTGCAGGACCTGTTCGACGCCAGGATTCCGGTCATTGCCTTCAACGCCAGCTACGACTTCACCGTCCTGGCCGCTGAGTCCGCCCGTTACGGCGTCAGGCAGTTGAGCCGGTTCCCCGTCCTGGACCCGTTCATCATGAACAAACAGGTGGACCGCTACCGCAAGGGTAAGCGCACACTGACAGCCCTGTGTGAGGAATACGGCATCACGCTGGACAACGCCCATACGTCGGCCGCGGATGCTTTGGCCACGCTCCGGATGCTGGATGCCATGGCCATCAAGTTCCCCAAGCTCAAGATGCCGGCCAGCCAGCTTCACGAACTGCAAAAGGACTGGGCTGTCAGCCAAGCGGCGGACTTCCAGAACTACCTGCGCAAGACCAAGCCCGCCGCCGTGATCGAAGGCGAATGGCCCGTCCTACCTCCGGAAGACGCCAGCGGCGACTTCTAG
- a CDS encoding MGMT family protein, with product MRTEYIEAVLALVELVPPGTALAYGDVAELLGSGGPRQVGHAMSHYGSQVAWWRILKANGQGPEGHEAEALRHYLQEGTPLLGNHDAFLRTGEGKWRVDLMAARWAPGEDDFDRIDAIAEQLERRLHRLSVADDEMSV from the coding sequence ATGCGGACTGAGTACATTGAGGCGGTGCTCGCGCTGGTCGAGCTGGTTCCACCCGGCACCGCACTGGCCTACGGTGATGTGGCTGAGCTGCTGGGGTCCGGCGGTCCGCGGCAGGTGGGCCACGCCATGAGCCACTACGGCAGCCAGGTCGCGTGGTGGCGCATCCTGAAGGCGAACGGCCAGGGTCCGGAAGGCCATGAGGCCGAAGCGCTCCGCCACTACCTGCAGGAGGGGACGCCGCTGCTCGGCAACCACGATGCCTTCCTGCGCACCGGCGAAGGCAAATGGCGGGTGGACCTGATGGCAGCACGCTGGGCACCGGGCGAGGATGACTTCGACCGGATTGACGCCATTGCGGAGCAGCTGGAGCGGCGGCTGCATAGATTGTCGGTGGCTGATGATGAAATGTCTGTGTGA
- a CDS encoding ATP-dependent DNA helicase, which translates to MSQPQVPEPLFSPEELSRLLGEKNTPTPEQSAIISSPLAPRLVIAGAGSGKTATMADRVVWLVANGWVRPEEVLGVTFTRKAAGELATRIRAKLAALQRVAAQDTRHEVFPEGLLSSDALEPKVSTYHSFASGIVSDYGLRLGVERDVVLLGGAQAWQLASEVVEAFDGEYSHFKAAKSTLVKAVIQLAGECAEHLQEPADVEAWLLARLSEFEERPYVAGANKNAPQAAGELAAMLRTRASVADMVGRYAAAKKSRGALDFGDLVALAARVAREIPLAADMERQRYKVVLLDEFQDTSYAQLVLFSRLFGEGHAVTAVGDPNQSIYGFRGASAGQLFHFVREFPVRVDGDDGPGRFTLAPTSYLTTAWRNGRAILSAANIMSEALGRAEAQKAPAGSAAVGAAAAGAMPAGTATAAANVPPLQPSPFAVDGRVVLGRFGTDLDEAAALAADVMKYRVTDFEREADGTPVPPALAVLCRRRAQMETIRREFEARGIAYEIVGLGGLLDTPEIVDLVATLRVLADPGRSDSLMRLLAGARWRIGPADLMAFRDWSSHLARRRGRPAGAATPEDGPADASDEAVIESDLTDGASLVEALDWLPREDWTSSNGRSLTEVARDRLGRLSTELRQLRGYLGDDLTTLLGEVERAMLLDIEVAARPGTSIHQARRNLDAFQDAAAGFLRTSHRVDILAFLAWLEAAAAEENGLEAPPSDINREAVQLLTVHASKGLEWDVVFVPGLNAGAFPSNKDSRWSSGAAALPWPLRGDRSDLPQWDTDQPDQKGWLDAEKDFKSAVQVHGEGEERRLAYVAYTRAKHVLWVSSAAWVGSRAGRAEMSPFLAELEQLVGSGPGSGSGPDTAPADAAEISPAVVHPASVEELSLPDKSPLTTETEVAGWPYDPLEGPVDARTGERLRVVPGRRLAMEGAAARVRAALEPLISEDSGPFLDPASDNESRPRLRGTAAGWAREAALLLERRSRRASGQDVHLPGHISASTLVDLGEDPAGVVGRLRRPVPREPGMSARKGTAFHAWVEEYFGAAGMLDIGEAPGSDDHIDAAYDLDTMVAIFKASEWADRSPAFVEVPVETRVGDVVVRGRIDAVFQDADGRWDLVDWKTGRRPSAAQLRAKSVQLAAYRLAWARLKGVAVEDVRAAFFYVADNQVVRPHNLGSAEELEQIVAAALEVSAS; encoded by the coding sequence ATGAGCCAGCCCCAGGTTCCAGAGCCCCTGTTTAGCCCAGAGGAGCTGTCCAGGCTGCTGGGTGAAAAGAACACGCCTACCCCCGAACAGTCGGCCATCATTTCCTCACCCCTGGCTCCCCGGCTGGTGATCGCGGGGGCGGGTTCCGGCAAGACCGCCACCATGGCCGACCGCGTCGTCTGGCTCGTTGCCAACGGCTGGGTCAGGCCAGAGGAAGTCCTGGGCGTTACGTTCACCAGGAAGGCGGCCGGCGAGCTGGCCACCCGGATCCGGGCCAAGCTGGCCGCATTGCAGCGGGTCGCTGCCCAGGACACACGGCACGAAGTGTTCCCCGAGGGGCTGCTCAGCAGCGACGCCCTGGAGCCCAAGGTGTCCACTTACCACTCATTTGCCAGCGGCATCGTTTCTGACTACGGGCTGAGGCTGGGCGTGGAACGCGACGTTGTGCTGCTCGGCGGAGCCCAGGCCTGGCAGCTCGCCAGCGAAGTAGTGGAAGCGTTCGACGGCGAGTACAGCCACTTCAAGGCAGCCAAGTCCACACTGGTCAAGGCAGTCATCCAGCTCGCGGGGGAGTGCGCAGAGCACCTGCAGGAACCGGCCGACGTCGAGGCCTGGCTTCTGGCGCGGCTGTCTGAGTTTGAAGAACGTCCCTACGTGGCCGGGGCGAACAAGAACGCCCCCCAGGCAGCCGGTGAGCTGGCCGCGATGCTGCGCACCAGGGCAAGCGTGGCCGACATGGTGGGCCGCTACGCCGCCGCCAAGAAGTCACGGGGGGCATTGGACTTCGGCGACCTGGTGGCACTCGCGGCCCGTGTGGCCAGGGAAATCCCCCTTGCTGCGGACATGGAACGCCAGCGCTACAAAGTGGTGCTCCTCGACGAGTTCCAGGACACGTCGTATGCCCAGCTGGTCCTGTTTTCGCGGCTTTTCGGCGAGGGCCACGCGGTCACCGCCGTGGGGGACCCCAACCAGTCGATATACGGCTTCCGGGGTGCTTCGGCAGGCCAGCTCTTCCACTTTGTCCGTGAATTCCCTGTCCGTGTGGACGGGGACGACGGGCCGGGCCGCTTCACGCTGGCCCCTACGTCTTACCTGACGACGGCGTGGCGCAACGGCCGGGCCATCCTGTCCGCCGCCAACATCATGTCAGAGGCCTTAGGGCGCGCCGAGGCGCAGAAGGCCCCTGCCGGCAGCGCCGCTGTGGGCGCCGCCGCGGCAGGTGCAATGCCCGCGGGCACGGCTACCGCGGCGGCGAATGTGCCGCCCCTGCAGCCCAGTCCCTTCGCGGTGGACGGACGGGTGGTACTGGGCCGCTTCGGCACAGACCTCGACGAAGCCGCCGCCCTTGCCGCGGACGTCATGAAGTACCGGGTCACGGACTTTGAACGTGAGGCCGACGGCACACCCGTGCCGCCAGCACTGGCTGTCCTGTGCCGGCGGCGCGCCCAGATGGAAACCATCCGGCGGGAGTTCGAGGCGCGGGGGATTGCCTACGAAATCGTGGGGCTCGGCGGGCTGCTCGACACTCCCGAAATCGTTGATCTGGTGGCCACGCTCCGGGTGCTTGCCGATCCCGGACGCTCGGACTCCCTGATGCGCCTCCTGGCCGGCGCCCGCTGGCGGATCGGACCGGCAGACCTGATGGCCTTCCGCGACTGGTCCAGCCACCTCGCACGCCGTCGCGGCCGCCCGGCCGGCGCGGCCACGCCGGAGGACGGGCCCGCTGACGCGTCCGACGAGGCCGTCATCGAAAGCGACCTGACTGACGGCGCCAGCCTGGTCGAGGCGCTGGACTGGCTGCCACGCGAAGACTGGACCTCTTCTAACGGTCGGTCCCTGACCGAAGTGGCCCGCGACCGCCTCGGCAGGCTTTCGACGGAGCTCAGGCAGCTGCGCGGCTACCTCGGGGACGACCTCACCACTCTGCTCGGCGAAGTGGAACGCGCCATGTTGCTCGACATCGAAGTGGCAGCACGCCCGGGGACCAGTATCCACCAGGCCCGCCGAAACCTGGACGCCTTCCAGGACGCGGCGGCCGGCTTCCTCCGGACCTCGCACCGGGTGGACATCCTCGCCTTCCTTGCCTGGCTGGAAGCTGCCGCGGCCGAGGAAAACGGACTCGAAGCTCCGCCGTCGGATATCAATCGCGAGGCTGTGCAACTGCTGACCGTCCATGCGTCAAAGGGCCTGGAATGGGACGTCGTCTTTGTTCCGGGCCTCAACGCCGGCGCCTTCCCCAGCAACAAGGATTCCCGTTGGAGCAGCGGCGCGGCCGCACTGCCGTGGCCGCTGCGCGGGGACCGTTCGGATCTGCCCCAATGGGATACCGACCAGCCGGACCAGAAGGGCTGGCTGGACGCCGAAAAGGACTTCAAATCAGCGGTCCAGGTCCACGGTGAGGGTGAGGAACGCCGGCTTGCCTACGTGGCCTACACCAGGGCAAAGCACGTCCTCTGGGTCTCCAGCGCAGCATGGGTGGGCTCCAGGGCAGGGCGTGCCGAGATGTCACCGTTCCTCGCTGAACTGGAGCAGCTTGTCGGGTCCGGCCCCGGGTCCGGGTCCGGCCCTGACACGGCCCCGGCGGACGCCGCGGAAATCTCTCCCGCCGTGGTCCATCCGGCGTCAGTGGAGGAATTATCCCTGCCGGATAAGAGCCCGTTGACCACGGAAACGGAGGTGGCCGGATGGCCCTATGACCCCCTCGAAGGTCCCGTGGATGCGCGGACCGGGGAGCGCCTGCGGGTTGTTCCCGGCAGGCGGCTGGCCATGGAGGGCGCCGCGGCACGCGTCCGGGCTGCCCTGGAGCCATTGATTTCCGAGGACTCCGGGCCCTTCCTTGACCCTGCATCCGACAATGAATCCCGGCCAAGGCTCCGGGGCACTGCGGCGGGCTGGGCCAGGGAAGCTGCCTTGCTGCTGGAACGGCGGTCCAGGCGCGCCTCCGGGCAGGACGTCCACCTGCCAGGCCACATCTCTGCGTCCACGCTGGTGGACCTCGGCGAGGACCCGGCAGGGGTAGTGGGCAGGCTGCGAAGGCCTGTACCGCGTGAGCCCGGCATGTCGGCGAGAAAGGGGACAGCCTTCCACGCCTGGGTTGAAGAGTACTTCGGCGCGGCCGGGATGCTGGATATCGGCGAGGCCCCCGGCTCCGACGATCACATCGACGCCGCCTACGACCTCGACACCATGGTGGCCATCTTCAAAGCCTCGGAATGGGCCGACAGGTCACCGGCATTTGTCGAAGTGCCGGTGGAAACGAGGGTGGGCGACGTGGTGGTCCGCGGACGCATCGACGCCGTCTTCCAGGACGCGGACGGGCGGTGGGACCTCGTGGACTGGAAAACCGGACGCCGGCCCTCTGCCGCCCAGCTGAGGGCCAAGTCGGTGCAGCTTGCCGCGTACCGGCTGGCCTGGGCCCGGCTCAAGGGTGTGGCCGTGGAGGACGTCAGGGCCGCTTTCTTCTACGTTGCGGACAACCAGGTGGTGCGGCCGCACAATCTGGGCTCCGCTGAGGAGCTCGAACAGATTGTGGCCGCCGCCCTTGAGGTCAGTGCTTCCTGA
- a CDS encoding macrolide 2'-phosphotransferase, protein MRRKPIELAAVATAAVPGLTPTAVSSAADDPADFDSALLLDSEDKQWRVRSPRHAEASARLETEFLVLRAFVPAIRAELPFLMPTVAGSVRLGNLSTFVYSHLAGSTQSVEELTAGPAALAREIGTALAAIHDLPHSLVSNADLPSYTPNEFRQRRLNELDQAATTGKIPASLLLRWEHALEDVSLWRFNPCVVHGDLHEDNLLVESGRVTAVTGWTDLRIGDPADDFAWLVASNEQDFVDAVLASYTGSRRDSPDQHLLRRAALSAEFALAQYLVKGIAAGDAVMVAEAEGMLETLAADVEEHGGQAISVEPLPAPAASADDAARSPAAQSHAVSVAAAPAVTVVPVPVPSVEPVPVPAVEVSPIPAEPISSDEAPADEDSAGQDPANEAPADEPSVRRSAEDTSTAAISIVEVRKH, encoded by the coding sequence GTGAGAAGAAAACCGATCGAACTGGCAGCCGTAGCAACAGCGGCAGTCCCCGGGCTGACCCCAACCGCCGTTAGCTCCGCTGCGGACGATCCCGCGGATTTTGACTCCGCGTTGCTGCTGGATTCGGAAGACAAACAGTGGCGGGTCAGGTCGCCGCGGCATGCGGAAGCAAGCGCCAGGCTCGAGACGGAGTTCCTCGTCCTCCGGGCATTCGTTCCGGCCATCCGGGCCGAGCTGCCCTTCCTGATGCCCACGGTGGCCGGCAGCGTCCGGCTTGGTAATCTCAGCACCTTTGTGTACTCCCACCTGGCCGGGAGCACACAAAGCGTGGAAGAACTCACCGCGGGTCCGGCCGCGCTCGCCCGGGAAATCGGGACAGCGCTGGCGGCCATCCATGATCTTCCGCACTCCCTGGTCAGCAATGCCGACCTGCCCAGCTACACACCCAACGAATTCCGCCAGCGCCGGCTCAACGAGCTCGACCAGGCGGCCACAACCGGAAAAATCCCGGCGTCGCTGCTGCTCCGCTGGGAACATGCCCTTGAAGACGTCTCACTGTGGCGGTTCAACCCGTGCGTTGTCCACGGGGACCTCCATGAGGACAACCTGCTCGTGGAAAGCGGCCGCGTCACGGCCGTTACGGGCTGGACGGACCTGCGGATCGGGGATCCCGCCGACGACTTCGCTTGGCTGGTTGCCTCGAACGAACAGGATTTCGTGGACGCCGTTCTTGCCAGCTACACCGGGAGCCGCCGCGACTCCCCGGACCAGCACCTGCTCCGGCGAGCTGCCCTGTCTGCCGAGTTTGCGTTGGCGCAATACCTGGTCAAGGGCATCGCTGCCGGCGACGCGGTGATGGTTGCCGAAGCCGAAGGCATGCTGGAAACCCTCGCGGCCGACGTCGAAGAGCACGGCGGCCAGGCCATCAGTGTCGAGCCGCTGCCAGCTCCGGCTGCCTCGGCCGACGACGCCGCCCGGTCCCCGGCAGCCCAGTCCCACGCGGTGAGTGTGGCCGCCGCTCCGGCGGTGACCGTCGTCCCCGTGCCGGTCCCGTCGGTGGAGCCTGTTCCGGTGCCCGCGGTGGAAGTCAGCCCTATCCCGGCCGAACCCATCAGCTCCGACGAAGCACCGGCGGACGAAGACTCTGCCGGCCAGGATCCGGCCAACGAAGCACCGGCCGACGAACCGTCCGTACGCCGGTCCGCCGAGGACACGTCCACCGCGGCCATCAGCATCGTCGAAGTCAGGAAGCACTGA
- the nudC gene encoding NAD(+) diphosphatase: MSHAESAIPAYQPQAVQLPANHLFDTVLPVLPAAVDRGSADRVRPGMVEELLDSEHTRAVVLAGRQALVRGSELLLPAAAQLLVDLRDRGSAPEQVIYLGAALNGSDLAAGTEVVLVVLPEPAEPGTAGIPADAQWAGFRDIAAVLNPTDTALFVEASAIANWHGGHTHCPRCGARTAVEAGGWVRRCPQDSSEHYPRTDPAIIVTVVGPDGRLLLGGGGPVDAKNYSTLAGFVEPGESLEQAVVREIHEEVGVRVTGCQYLGSQSWPFPASLMLGFTAITEDAVAKPDGVEVTRARWFSREELQDAVLTGEITISSRLSIARSLIEHWYGGRIMDSTDT, from the coding sequence ATGAGTCATGCGGAGTCCGCTATACCGGCCTACCAGCCGCAGGCAGTCCAGCTGCCGGCCAACCACCTGTTCGATACCGTACTGCCGGTCCTCCCGGCTGCCGTGGACCGCGGCTCCGCTGACCGTGTCCGGCCGGGCATGGTTGAGGAGTTGCTGGACAGCGAGCACACGCGGGCAGTGGTCCTTGCCGGGAGGCAGGCCCTGGTGCGGGGTAGCGAGCTTCTACTGCCCGCGGCCGCCCAGTTGCTGGTTGATCTGCGGGACCGTGGCTCAGCCCCGGAACAGGTCATCTATCTTGGCGCCGCGCTGAACGGCTCGGACCTCGCCGCCGGGACCGAAGTGGTCCTTGTCGTCCTTCCCGAACCTGCCGAGCCCGGCACCGCCGGAATCCCGGCCGACGCGCAGTGGGCCGGCTTCCGCGACATCGCCGCCGTCCTGAACCCCACTGATACGGCGTTGTTCGTCGAAGCCAGCGCCATCGCCAACTGGCACGGCGGCCATACGCATTGTCCCCGTTGCGGGGCCCGAACTGCCGTGGAGGCCGGCGGCTGGGTCCGCCGCTGCCCCCAGGACAGCTCGGAACACTACCCCCGGACGGATCCGGCCATTATCGTCACGGTGGTGGGGCCGGACGGACGGCTGCTGCTCGGTGGCGGCGGGCCGGTTGACGCGAAGAATTACTCCACGCTGGCTGGATTCGTCGAACCAGGCGAATCCCTGGAACAGGCCGTCGTCAGGGAAATCCACGAGGAAGTGGGCGTCCGGGTCACGGGCTGCCAGTACTTGGGCTCGCAGTCATGGCCGTTCCCGGCCTCCCTTATGCTTGGATTTACCGCCATCACCGAAGACGCCGTGGCAAAGCCCGACGGCGTGGAGGTAACCCGTGCGCGCTGGTTCAGCCGGGAGGAACTCCAGGACGCCGTGCTCACCGGCGAAATCACCATCTCCAGCCGGCTGTCCATTGCACGCTCGCTGATTGAGCACTGGTATGGCGGCCGGATCATGGACAGCACGGACACCTGA